From Leopardus geoffroyi isolate Oge1 chromosome B4, O.geoffroyi_Oge1_pat1.0, whole genome shotgun sequence, a single genomic window includes:
- the LOC123591049 gene encoding zinc finger and SCAN domain containing 29 isoform X1, producing the protein MASSNSSAGIRWSRQETRTLLSILGEAEYIQRLQTVHHNADVYQAVSKRMQQEGFRRTERQCRSKFKVLKALYLKAYVAHATSVGDPPHCPFYDTLDQLLRNQIVTDPDNLMEDTTWAKHCDQNLVASDTPGEEGPSILRAKRTQAADHQPILKTVKESDEDCQLRISDQMRETSDLEDSWDESSGAGCSQGTPSYSSSHHLFRGAVAPCQSSPMTRLGVSGEPSPCASTSRNTPGVASAPRPPVSSSTVPFVSGGDRPLTGEPPPRWARRRRRSVARTIAAELAENRRLARELSKREEEKLDRLIAIGEEASAQQDTANELRRDAVIAVRRLATAVEEATGAFQLGLEKLLQRLISNTKS; encoded by the exons ATGGCCAGTTCCAATAGCAGTGCGGGCATCCGGTGGTCCAGACAGGAGACACGAACGCTTCTCTCCATACTAGGCGAGGCAGAGTATATTCAACGCCTCCAGACTGTGCATCATAATGCAGATGTCTATCAGGCTGTGTCTAAGCGAATGCAGCAGGAAGGCTTCCGCCGCACCGAACGTCAGTGCCGCTCCAAGTTTAAAGTTCTGAAGGCGTTATATTTAAAGGCGTACGTTGCCCATGCCACGAGTGTGGGGGATCCGCCGCACTGTCCGTTttatgatacattggatcagctTCTCCGAAATCAGATAGTGACTGACCCAGACAACTTAATGGAGGACACTACTTGGGCCAAGCACTGTGATCAGAACTTAGTGGCCTCTGACACCCCAGGGGAAGAGGGACCCAGCATTCTCAGAGCAAAAAGGACTCAGGCAGCAGATCATCAGCCTATCTTGAAAACAGTTAAGGAATCAGATGAGGATTGTCAACTGAGAATCAGTGACCAGATGCGAGAAACCAGTGACCTTGAGGACTCCTGGGATGAATCCTCGGGTGCAG gGTGCTCTCAAGGGACCCCCAGCTACAGCAGCTCCCACCACCTTTTCAGAGGTGCGGTTGCTCCCTGTCAGAGCAGCCCCATGACCCGCCTGGGTGTGTCCGGTGAGCCCAGTCCGTGCGCCAGCACCAGCCGAAACACTCCTGGGGTGGCCTCCGCACCGCGGCCTCCGGTCTCCTCCTCCACAGTTCCTTTTGTTTCTGGTGGGGATAGGCCTTTGACCGGTGAGCCCCCTCCACGGTGGGCGAGGCGAAGAAGGCGGTCAGTGGCCAGGACTATTGCGGCCGAGTTGGCAGAAAACAGGAGGTTGGCACGAGAACTTTCAAAGCGTGAGGAAGAAAAATTGGACAGGCTGATTGCTATTGGTGAGGAGGCCAGTGCTCAGCAAGACACTGCCAACGAGCTCCGCAGGGATGCCGTGATCGCAGTCAGACGCTTGGCCACGGCGGTGGAAGAGGCCACCGGTGCTTTTCAGCTAGGGCTCGAAAAATTGCTTCAGAGGTTAATTTCGAATACCAAAAGTTAA
- the LOC123591049 gene encoding zinc finger and SCAN domain containing 29 isoform X2 has protein sequence MTRLGVSGEPSPCASTSRNTPGVASAPRPPVSSSTVPFVSGGDRPLTGEPPPRWARRRRRSVARTIAAELAENRRLARELSKREEEKLDRLIAIGEEASAQQDTANELRRDAVIAVRRLATAVEEATGAFQLGLEKLLQRLISNTKS, from the coding sequence ATGACCCGCCTGGGTGTGTCCGGTGAGCCCAGTCCGTGCGCCAGCACCAGCCGAAACACTCCTGGGGTGGCCTCCGCACCGCGGCCTCCGGTCTCCTCCTCCACAGTTCCTTTTGTTTCTGGTGGGGATAGGCCTTTGACCGGTGAGCCCCCTCCACGGTGGGCGAGGCGAAGAAGGCGGTCAGTGGCCAGGACTATTGCGGCCGAGTTGGCAGAAAACAGGAGGTTGGCACGAGAACTTTCAAAGCGTGAGGAAGAAAAATTGGACAGGCTGATTGCTATTGGTGAGGAGGCCAGTGCTCAGCAAGACACTGCCAACGAGCTCCGCAGGGATGCCGTGATCGCAGTCAGACGCTTGGCCACGGCGGTGGAAGAGGCCACCGGTGCTTTTCAGCTAGGGCTCGAAAAATTGCTTCAGAGGTTAATTTCGAATACCAAAAGTTAA